A single genomic interval of Vulpes vulpes isolate BD-2025 chromosome 3, VulVul3, whole genome shotgun sequence harbors:
- the LOC112929292 gene encoding uncharacterized protein isoform X2: protein MLVQWTHDFTRTIGLCLPVSSEHRAAADGRVGEEECVEPSHSSDVVGMSSHNMSWVQYPSCVSTAVEDVIAAQSIISRCLHVYMALSVPISLVAGLFNLTTFIKGRARQGSLDAFLLDLTVTNMLVTLLSLTAISRPDYMATTNLSCAILCFLANVCYFNVQYAQLAMLSVFLLQGSLPCLRMVINGAQSSVASLAAIGGCAFCSSLVLVALLGTSGELFQTTLCQVDPLTAWPEYEIVKVSLGFGLALVLKLAFFILLVVQLARRAAPPKRDTASAPSVVLAMALTTFVCRLLYSIALLRRARLKLQRDIGSPRDELFMNLAELVLFGESCVNSLAILFLHGPCRLALLKVPEHLTQRCRKEEPSNSFSLKRIEG from the exons ATGCTTGTGCAATGGACTCACGATTTCACACG CACCATCGGTCTGTGCCTGCCCGTTTCCAGTGAGCACAGAGCAGCAGCAGACGGCAGGGTTGGAGAGGAAGAGTGTGTGGAGCCCTCGCACAG CTCAGATGTGGTCGGGATGAGCTCTCACAACATGTCATGGGTACAGTACCCAAGCTGCGTCTCCACAGCAGTGGAAGATGTCATCGCCGCGCAGAGCATCATCTCTAGATGCCTGCATGTCTACATGGCTCTGAGTGTCCCGATAAGCTTGGTGGCTGGGCTCTTCAACCTGACCACCTTCATAAAGGGCCGCGCAAGGCAGGGGAGCCTGGACGCATTCCTCTTAGACCTCACTGTCACCAACATGCTGGTGACATTGCTCTCCCTCACCGCCATCAGCCGGCCGGACTACATGGCCACCACCAACCTGAGCTGTGCCATCCTCTGCTTCCTGGCCAACGTCTGCTACTTCAATGTGCAATACGCACAGCTGGCCATGCTCTCTGTGTTCCTGCTGCAGGGCTCCTTGCCCTGCCTGCGTATGGTCATCAATGGGGCCCAGAGCTCTGTGGCAAGTCTGGCTGCCATTGGGGGCTGTGCCTTCTGCAGCTCCCTGGTGCTGGTGGCCCTGCTGGGCACATCTGGGGAGCTGTTCCAAACCACCCTGTGCCAGGTAGACCCACTGACCGCCTGGCCAGAGTATGAAATTGTGAAGGTCAGCCTAGGCTTTGGGCTGGCCCTTGTCCTGAAGCTGGCGTTCTTCATCCTGCTTGTTGTCCAGCTGGCCCGGCGGGCAGCCCCTCCCAAGAGAGATACAGCCTCTGCTCCCTCAGTAGTTCTGGCCATGGCCCTGACCACGTTTGTCTGCCGACTCCTCTACAGCATCGCACTCCTGCGACGGGCCCGGCTGAAGCTGCAGAGGGACATTGGCTCACCCAGGGATGAGCTCTTCATGAACCTGGCAGAGCTGGTCCTGTTTGGGGAGAGCTGTGTGAATTCGCTGGCCATCCTCTTCCTCCATGGGCCTTGCAGGCTGGCACTGCTGAAAGTTCCAGAGCACCTCACCCAACGGTGCAGGAAGGAAGAGCCAAGCAACAGCTTTTCCTTAAAGAGAATCGAGGGTTAA
- the LOC112929292 gene encoding uncharacterized protein isoform X1, whose product MLVLCFIHLPLDDSVEVLHLTHTGSTIGLCLPVSSEHRAAADGRVGEEECVEPSHSSDVVGMSSHNMSWVQYPSCVSTAVEDVIAAQSIISRCLHVYMALSVPISLVAGLFNLTTFIKGRARQGSLDAFLLDLTVTNMLVTLLSLTAISRPDYMATTNLSCAILCFLANVCYFNVQYAQLAMLSVFLLQGSLPCLRMVINGAQSSVASLAAIGGCAFCSSLVLVALLGTSGELFQTTLCQVDPLTAWPEYEIVKVSLGFGLALVLKLAFFILLVVQLARRAAPPKRDTASAPSVVLAMALTTFVCRLLYSIALLRRARLKLQRDIGSPRDELFMNLAELVLFGESCVNSLAILFLHGPCRLALLKVPEHLTQRCRKEEPSNSFSLKRIEG is encoded by the exons ATGCTTGTCCTGTGTTTCATCCATCTGCCCTTGGATGACTCGGTGGAAGTCCTTCACCTGACACACACTGGCAG CACCATCGGTCTGTGCCTGCCCGTTTCCAGTGAGCACAGAGCAGCAGCAGACGGCAGGGTTGGAGAGGAAGAGTGTGTGGAGCCCTCGCACAG CTCAGATGTGGTCGGGATGAGCTCTCACAACATGTCATGGGTACAGTACCCAAGCTGCGTCTCCACAGCAGTGGAAGATGTCATCGCCGCGCAGAGCATCATCTCTAGATGCCTGCATGTCTACATGGCTCTGAGTGTCCCGATAAGCTTGGTGGCTGGGCTCTTCAACCTGACCACCTTCATAAAGGGCCGCGCAAGGCAGGGGAGCCTGGACGCATTCCTCTTAGACCTCACTGTCACCAACATGCTGGTGACATTGCTCTCCCTCACCGCCATCAGCCGGCCGGACTACATGGCCACCACCAACCTGAGCTGTGCCATCCTCTGCTTCCTGGCCAACGTCTGCTACTTCAATGTGCAATACGCACAGCTGGCCATGCTCTCTGTGTTCCTGCTGCAGGGCTCCTTGCCCTGCCTGCGTATGGTCATCAATGGGGCCCAGAGCTCTGTGGCAAGTCTGGCTGCCATTGGGGGCTGTGCCTTCTGCAGCTCCCTGGTGCTGGTGGCCCTGCTGGGCACATCTGGGGAGCTGTTCCAAACCACCCTGTGCCAGGTAGACCCACTGACCGCCTGGCCAGAGTATGAAATTGTGAAGGTCAGCCTAGGCTTTGGGCTGGCCCTTGTCCTGAAGCTGGCGTTCTTCATCCTGCTTGTTGTCCAGCTGGCCCGGCGGGCAGCCCCTCCCAAGAGAGATACAGCCTCTGCTCCCTCAGTAGTTCTGGCCATGGCCCTGACCACGTTTGTCTGCCGACTCCTCTACAGCATCGCACTCCTGCGACGGGCCCGGCTGAAGCTGCAGAGGGACATTGGCTCACCCAGGGATGAGCTCTTCATGAACCTGGCAGAGCTGGTCCTGTTTGGGGAGAGCTGTGTGAATTCGCTGGCCATCCTCTTCCTCCATGGGCCTTGCAGGCTGGCACTGCTGAAAGTTCCAGAGCACCTCACCCAACGGTGCAGGAAGGAAGAGCCAAGCAACAGCTTTTCCTTAAAGAGAATCGAGGGTTAA